The window GCTGAGGCAGGGATGGGGCAGCAGGTGGACTGTCCTCAGGAGGAAAGTTGAGAGGGTCTCCACCCCGCCCCCAAGCAAGTGGCCCCACACCAGCACCCTGAGATCAGACTGCGGGGTCTGGGGCCTCATCGGCTCTTCACCAGGACCCTGTAGAGTGAGAAGCTGAGAACGGCAGCGACGGCAGCCCCGACGGCCCCCAGCGCCACCCGGAGCCAGAAGGAGGTGGCGTGCAGCTCCCCGTGGACAAGGTGTCTGCAGAAGAGAGGGGAGTCTTGCTGCTGTACACCCACCTCCGTCTCCTACGAAGTCCCAGAGCCCCACTCAGCTGTTCCGTGTCAGTGCCCAGCATGGCAGGACCCCCAGACGAGAGGGCAGGCTGTGAGGCCAGGCCCCGAGGGCCCCGCCTGGGCATCGGCACGGGCACCAAGGCCCACCCTGCAACCTTGACTGACTCCAGTCCTGACACCACAGCTGTGCCACTCTCCTGGGACAGGGAGGGGTCTCCCACACAGGGACTTCGATCCTGGTACCCACGGGAAGGCGGCCATGGTGGCGAGCCGGGTGAAGATGGCCGCGCGGGGCTCGGCTGGGCCGGCACAAGAGAACAGGGCAGGGGCGGGCAGCCGGTGCCTACGGCAGAACTCAGTCGGAGACAGACCAGGCAGCAAGACGCCTTCGGGCAAGTCAGCCTTGGAGGAGACGAAGAGGCAGGGGGTCTGCCTGTCCATGTAGTGGcgctgcagggggaggggccatGTGAGTGTGCTGGGGGACACCTGCCCACAGCCCTGCTACGCAGCAGGGCCCCCAGGGTGGGCGGGACCTTGCCTTGTAGACACTGGCACACAGCGAGAAGGACCTTGGGTGGCTACTGTCAAACATCAAGCAGGCGATGTCACAGGTGGCGTCGGCCGAGGCGGTCAGGAGGCTGTCTGCGCCCACCTCACACAGCTGAACAGAAAGGGTGGCCTCAGGGGCACAGGCTAGGTCTCCCAGCCGCGTTGGGCGGCTCCCTCAGCGTGCACGCTCTAGGCCTACCCTGGGGACCCCCGCACTCACGATCAGGTACTTCTCCTGCCCGTTGACCTGCACGGTGTCGATGGTGTAGGCAGAGGACTccccagcaggctccccagcATCCTGGTGCAGAGGAGGGACGCCCTGAAGCTCACTGCTCGGACTCTTTCCAGAACCCCTGCCCCCCAGGTCCACGCACAGCACACACGGACACTCACCCCCAGGCCATGGCCGAGGAAAGCCTGCAGGAAGGAGGACTTGCCCACTCCGCGGGCCCCCACCACCTTGCACAAGAAAACGTTTCTCTGCGTTTGTCCCTTCTCCTGGTCCAGCCTCTTCTCCCGGGTGACTGTGGGCAGGGGGCAAGGATGAACGTGAGGGAGGGGCTGCCGAGGAGGCACTGGCTGGGGGCCGGTGTGAAAGCGGGCACCCACCTGTGATGGCGTGAGCCTGGGAATCCTGCTCGCAGAGGGTGGGGAAGCCGAGGTAGCCAAGGTGCTCAAGACAGTGCTGGACGTCCAAGTAGGTCACCAGACTTGGGGACGGGAGAAGTGGGGATGTGGCATTACAGCAGGGCAGAGGGTGAGGCCGTGTCTCAGTGGGTGAGGGCTGCACTTACGTCCACTGGCAGAGATACCCGTGCAGGGGCAACCGACCGGCCTCGGTGCGGACCGTGCGAGGGAGCTGGGGGCCCCAGGGAGCAGCAGGAAACACGGTGAAGAGGCTCTGCAGCTCTGCTGGCGAGAGGGCGCCATCCCGGTCCTGTGGGCAGAGGAGCTGCAGTGACATGTGCGGGCGGGAGGCCGAGGGGGGGCTCAGTGGGGCCCAGCGCCCTCACCTGGTCATGCTTCTCGAACATCCTCTGCACAAACTGGTAGCCGCGGTGGTTGAGCTCGGTGCTGCATCCGGGGGGCACACGGAGCCTGCGGGtgccaggatgggggtggggctgtgCACACCTCCTTGTGCTCCGCAGGGCACCTCCTCCGAACACAGGCCATCCAGGCAAGCAGAGAGTCCCCCCGCCAGGGAGAGATAACCCGATGGCCCCCAGCACAGGGTCCAGGAGCCCCAGGCCCCATCCGACACAGATGGGAGGCGAGCCCGGAGCCCAAACGCCACTCACGGTGGGCAGAGGTAGTTGGCCGTCAGCTCAAGCGAGTCGCCATAGCCAAAGCGCCTCAGGATGGTCCACGTGGTCTCGTGGCGGCCTCGCTGGATGAAGAGTGTGTTCAAGAAAAGGAAGCCTGCTCAGGAGAAGCAGAGAAGCGAGTAACACCAGACACAGCCGGCCTTGCCCCACACCCCACGCCTGGGGTAGGCAGGGTGTCGGGCCTCACCGTCCAGGGTCAGCCGGTCATCCCGCACGCCTCCTGCCACATTCTTGCTCACCACCATCTTCACGTCCTCCAGGGCCTGCGGGGCAAGAGGGTGCCCAAAGCAGGACATCTGCTTCCGAGAGAAAGTCACCATTAGTCAGCCAGCTGCCCTCTCCATCCGTCACAAGGGCAGCCAAGGCGTGGGGTGCGGCTGCAGCTGGGAGGGTGGGTACCACCAGGAGACAGAAGGGGGCGCACCTGGAAAGCGTTGAGCTCCTGGTCACTGAGCACCTGGTCCATGTCCTGGTCTGAGAGCCTGAAGATGCGTGTGAGGGCCTGGGCGCACTCGGGCATCAGCTGTGGGGACAGTGGCTCAGCACCCCCACTGCTCCCTCCTGCTCGCCCTCCCCACCGCTGCCTTCAGCCCACCTGCTTGGCCTCAGGGTCATAGAGGGGGGCCGTGGGGTGTAGCACGGCCTTCTGTGCGTAGTAGAACAGCTCTGAGATGTTTTTCAGGTTCTTCGCCGAGCACTGGGACACGTGGGAACAGACtcagagggggaggcagggaggcccccTGTCCTTGCCTCTGCGGTCCTGGCACCCCCGGGGCCCTGCCTGCTCACCTCCACACAGGTCTCGATCTCAGGGAACTGGCTCATGATGGGCAGCACAGCCTCCATGGAGCCCCCTGGCCGCAGGTCCGACTTGTTGCCCACCAGGATAATGGGGACCCTGGGGGAAAGACCCACGGTCACCAGGGATCAGGGAGCTTGCGgggcccagcccccttccccaagCCCTGCCTATTACCTGGGCCCCCTCTTGGTATCCCCATTCACCAGTGGGATCCATTTGGTTCGGATCTGAAAGGTAAGACCTGGCCATGAGGATggggccctgcccagcccacaGCTCCCATGTGGAACTCTCACATGGCTCGAGGAGAGAGGGGCGAGATTGAGGGCCACTGAGAGCCAAAGTCACAACCACTGGCAACAAGACCAGTGGAGAAGAGCAGCGGGCAGGTAGAACCTCATCTGATCCTAGCAGTTCCCAAACACCCACAAAAGGCCTGAGATCAGCAACTCCTCCCGCAGGCCTAAGAGATTCAGACGCAAGGCCATCCACGCTCTCGGCAGGAGACAGGGTCATGGGAACTCGGGGGAAGTTTTGGGGGCCCTGGACAGGGTGGCTCCGTGAAGCTCCCCAGTGGGGCCAGCTACGGGTGCAAGTTGCCCAGAACCCGGGTCAACTGAGCGTCTACCTGTGGTGTGTGCAGAGAACAGAGAACAGGTGGATGACCAGGCTAGGCACCAGTGACAGAAAACTGGGATGGACAGAAAGTTCCCTCGCTCACCTTCTCAATGGTGGCCTCCTCAGACACGTCATACACCACGCACACCACGTTTGcctgttgggggcagggagagggattGTATGGTGGGATCTGAAGCTCCCTGTTCCACTCACAAGCTGGACAGGACAGAGCTCAGAGACTGGGGGAGCCCACCCTTCCAGCTGCTCCCAGGCCGAGTCACTGGCTGTTGGCTACTCACACCTCAGGCCAGCCCTTCCCTACCCACTTCTGT is drawn from Physeter macrocephalus isolate SW-GA unplaced genomic scaffold, ASM283717v5 random_105, whole genome shotgun sequence and contains these coding sequences:
- the RHOT2 gene encoding mitochondrial Rho GTPase 2 isoform X1; amino-acid sequence: MKRDVRILLLGEAQVGKTSLILSLVGEEFPEEVPPRAEEITIPADVTPEKVPTHIVDYSEAEQTVEELEDEIHKANVVCVVYDVSEEATIEKIRTKWIPLVNGDTKRGPRVPIILVGNKSDLRPGGSMEAVLPIMSQFPEIETCVECSAKNLKNISELFYYAQKAVLHPTAPLYDPEAKQLMPECAQALTRIFRLSDQDMDQVLSDQELNAFQMSCFGHPLAPQALEDVKMVVSKNVAGGVRDDRLTLDGFLFLNTLFIQRGRHETTWTILRRFGYGDSLELTANYLCPPLRVPPGCSTELNHRGYQFVQRMFEKHDQDRDGALSPAELQSLFTVFPAAPWGPQLPRTVRTEAGRLPLHGYLCQWTLVTYLDVQHCLEHLGYLGFPTLCEQDSQAHAITVTREKRLDQEKGQTQRNVFLCKVVGARGVGKSSFLQAFLGHGLGDAGEPAGESSAYTIDTVQVNGQEKYLILCEVGADSLLTASADATCDIACLMFDSSHPRSFSLCASVYKRHYMDRQTPCLFVSSKADLPEGVLLPGLSPTEFCRRHRLPAPALFSCAGPAEPRAAIFTRLATMAAFPWVPGSKSLCGRPLPVPGEWHSCGVRTGVSQGCRVGLGARADAQAGPSGPGLTACPLVWGSCHAGH
- the RHOT2 gene encoding mitochondrial Rho GTPase 2 isoform X4, with product MKRDVRILLLGEAQVGKTSLILSLVGEEFPEEVPPRAEEITIPADVTPEKVPTHIVDYSEAEQTVEELEDEIHKANVVCVVYDVSEEATIEKIRTKWIPLVNGDTKRGPRVPIILVGNKSDLRPGGSMEAVLPIMSQFPEIETCVECSAKNLKNISELFYYAQKAVLHPTAPLYDPEAKQLMPECAQALTRIFRLSDQDMDQVLSDQELNAFQMSCFGHPLAPQALEDVKMVVSKNVAGGVRDDRLTLDGFLFLNTLFIQRGRHETTWTILRRFGYGDSLELTANYLCPPLRVPPGCSTELNHRGYQFVQRMFEKHDQDRDGALSPAELQSLFTVFPAAPWGPQLPRTVRTEAGRLPLHGYLCQWTLVTYLDVQHCLEHLGYLGFPTLCEQDSQAHAITVTREKRLDQEKGQTQRNVFLCKVVGARGVGKSSFLQAFLGHGLGDAGEPAGESSAYTIDTVQVNGQEKYLIRHYMDRQTPCLFVSSKADLPEGVLLPGLSPTEFCRRHRLPAPALFSCAGPAEPRAAIFTRLATMAAFPHLVHGELHATSFWLRVALGAVGAAVAAVLSFSLYRVLVKSR
- the RHOT2 gene encoding mitochondrial Rho GTPase 2 isoform X5 gives rise to the protein MEAVLPIMSQFPEIETCVECSAKNLKNISELFYYAQKAVLHPTAPLYDPEAKQLMPECAQALTRIFRLSDQDMDQVLSDQELNAFQMSCFGHPLAPQALEDVKMVVSKNVAGGVRDDRLTLDGFLFLNTLFIQRGRHETTWTILRRFGYGDSLELTANYLCPPLRVPPGCSTELNHRGYQFVQRMFEKHDQDRDGALSPAELQSLFTVFPAAPWGPQLPRTVRTEAGRLPLHGYLCQWTLVTYLDVQHCLEHLGYLGFPTLCEQDSQAHAITVTREKRLDQEKGQTQRNVFLCKVVGARGVGKSSFLQAFLGHGLGDAGEPAGESSAYTIDTVQVNGQEKYLILCEVGADSLLTASADATCDIACLMFDSSHPRSFSLCASVYKRHYMDRQTPCLFVSSKADLPEGVLLPGLSPTEFCRRHRLPAPALFSCAGPAEPRAAIFTRLATMAAFPWVPGSKSLCGRPLPVPGEWHSCGVRTGVSQGCRVGLGARADAQAGPSGPGLTACPLVWGSCHAGH
- the RHOT2 gene encoding mitochondrial Rho GTPase 2 isoform X3, which produces MKRDVRILLLGEEAEQTVEELEDEIHKANVVCVVYDVSEEATIEKIRTKWIPLVNGDTKRGPRVPIILVGNKSDLRPGGSMEAVLPIMSQFPEIETCVECSAKNLKNISELFYYAQKAVLHPTAPLYDPEAKQLMPECAQALTRIFRLSDQDMDQVLSDQELNAFQMSCFGHPLAPQALEDVKMVVSKNVAGGVRDDRLTLDGFLFLNTLFIQRGRHETTWTILRRFGYGDSLELTANYLCPPLRVPPGCSTELNHRGYQFVQRMFEKHDQDRDGALSPAELQSLFTVFPAAPWGPQLPRTVRTEAGRLPLHGYLCQWTLVTYLDVQHCLEHLGYLGFPTLCEQDSQAHAITVTREKRLDQEKGQTQRNVFLCKVVGARGVGKSSFLQAFLGHGLGDAGEPAGESSAYTIDTVQVNGQEKYLILCEVGADSLLTASADATCDIACLMFDSSHPRSFSLCASVYKRHYMDRQTPCLFVSSKADLPEGVLLPGLSPTEFCRRHRLPAPALFSCAGPAEPRAAIFTRLATMAAFPWVPGSKSLCGRPLPVPGEWHSCGVRTGVSQGCRVGLGARADAQAGPSGPGLTACPLVWGSCHAGH
- the RHOT2 gene encoding mitochondrial Rho GTPase 2 isoform X2, which gives rise to MKRDVRILLLGEAQVGKTSLILSLVGEEFPEEVPPRAEEITIPADVTPEKVPTHIVDYSEAEQTVEELEDEIHKANVVCVVYDVSEEATIEKIRTKWIPLVNGDTKRGPRVPIILVGNKSDLRPGGSMEAVLPIMSQFPEIETCVECSAKNLKNISELFYYAQKAVLHPTAPLYDPEAKQLMPECAQALTRIFRLSDQDMDQVLSDQELNAFQMSCFGHPLAPQALEDVKMVVSKNVAGGVRDDRLTLDGFLFLNTLFIQRGRHETTWTILRRFGYGDSLELTANYLCPPLRVPPGCSTELNHRGYQFVQRMFEKHDQDRDGALSPAELQSLFTVFPAAPWGPQLPRTVRTEAGRLPLHGYLCQWTLVTYLDVQHCLEHLGYLGFPTLCEQDSQAHAITVTREKRLDQEKGQTQRNVFLCKVVGARGVGKSSFLQAFLGHGLGDAGEPAGESSAYTIDTVQVNGQEKYLILCEVGADSLLTASADATCDIACLMFDSSHPRSFSLCASVYKRHYMDRQTPCLFVSSKADLPEGVLLPGLSPTEFCRRHRLPAPALFSCAGPAEPRAAIFTRLATMAAFPHLVHGELHATSFWLRVALGAVGAAVAAVLSFSLYRVLVKSR